From the Solanum stenotomum isolate F172 unplaced genomic scaffold, ASM1918654v1 scaffold35358, whole genome shotgun sequence genome, one window contains:
- the LOC125852432 gene encoding UDP-glycosyltransferase 75C1-like codes for MENLKNDCHVLLVTFPGQGHINPSLQFAKKLVNLGIKVTFSTSLTAFNRISKLPNIEGLSFTPFSDGYDGKFKGSLDEFESFYSSLVSHGSKFVAQIIESRVVEGRPFKRVIYTTLMAWVGIVAKGINIPSTFFWIQPATVLDIYYYCFTDYADCFKNCSQDQVVNLPGLPRLSPRDFPSFVFTDVNSKYGWGVKSIIDQIELLNSEENPRVLVNTFDDLEFDALRALKNLTMVGIGPSIPSAFLDGNDPLDKSFGADLRWSSENYMDWLDTITKESVIYIAFGSYSEISSQLMEEIGQGLVKCGRPFLWVIREEKEGGYPEEKLTCKEELEKQGKIVRWCSQVEVLQHPSLGCFLTHCGWNSTLESLSSGMPIVACPLWTDQGCNAKLIQDVWKIGVRVNANEEGVVERDEFKRCIDIVMEDGEKREELKKNAKKWKDLAKEAMKENGSSNVNLKAYVNEILLIY; via the coding sequence ATGGAGAACTTGAAGAATGATTGTCATGTTCTTCTTGTAACATTTCCAGGTCAAGGTCATATTAATCCATCTCTTCAATTTGCcaaaaaattagttaatttaGGAATAAAAGTCACTTTTTCCACTAGCCTAACAGCTTTTAATCGTATTTCCAAGCTTCCAAATATTGAAGGATTAAGCTTTACTCCTTTTTCTGATGGCTATGATGGAAAATTTAAAGGATCGCTAGATGAGTTCGAGTCATTTTATTCTTCCCTAGTGAGTCATGGTTCTAAATTCGTGGCTCAAATCATAGAATCTAGGGTGGTTGAGGGCCGCCCTTTCAAACGTGTCATTTACACAACCCTTATGGCATGGGTTGGTATAGTGGCTAAGGGCATTAATATCCCGTCTACATTTTTTTGGATCCAACCCGCCACGGTCTTggacatttattattattgcttCACTGACTATGCTGATTGTTTCAAGAATTGTTCTCAGGATCAAGTTGTAAATCTTCCAGGATTACCTCGACTAAGTCCTCGTGATTTTCCCTCATTTGTGTTCACCGATGTGAATTCTAAGTATGGTTGGGGAGTTAAGTCTATCATAGACCAAATTGAGTTATTGAATAGTGAAGAAAATCCAAGAGTACTCGTAAACACTTTTGATGATTTGGAATTTGATGCTTTGAGGGCATTGAAGAATTTAACTATGGTTGGAATTGGTCCTTCAATTCCTTCAGCTTTTCTTGATGGAAATGATCCTTTAGATAAGTCTTTTGGAGCTGATTTAAGATGGAGTTCGGAAAATTACATGGATTGGTTGGATACAATAACTAAAGAATCGGTTATTTACATAGCATTTGGTAGTTACTCTGAGATATCAAGTCAATTGATGGAGGAAATAGGTCAAGGATTGGTAAAATGTGGAAGGCCATTTTTGTGGGTGATTagggaagaaaaagaaggggGATATCCGGAGGAAAAATTGACTTGTAAAGAGGAACTagaaaaacaaggaaaaatCGTGCGTTGGTGCTCGCAAGTGGAAGTGTTACAACACCCGTCTTTAGGTTGTTTTTTGACTCACTGTGGATGGAATTCGACTTTAGAGAGCCTATCTTCTGGAATGCCGATCGTGGCGTGTCCGTTGTGGACCGATCAAGGTTGCAATGCTAAGCTCATTCAAGATGTTTGGAAGATTGGCGTCAGAGTGAATGCCAATGAAGAAGGTGTCGTCGAAAGAGATGAGTTCAAGAGGTGTATAGATATCGTGATGGAAGATGGAGAGAAAAGGGAGGAGCTTAAGAAGAATGCCAAGAAATGGAAGGATTTGGCCAAGGAAGCtatgaaggaaaatggttcATCAAATGTAAATCTCAAAGCTTATGTTAATGAGATTTTACTCATTTATTAA